One Spinacia oleracea cultivar Varoflay chromosome 4, BTI_SOV_V1, whole genome shotgun sequence DNA segment encodes these proteins:
- the LOC110796712 gene encoding vesicle-associated membrane protein 721, giving the protein MGQQNLIYSFVARGTVILAEYTEFTGNFTSIASQCLQKLPATNNKFTYNCDGHTFNFLVSDGFTFCVVAVESVGRQIPMAFLERVKDDFNKRYGGGKAATAQAKSLNKDFGPKLKEHMQYCVDHPEEMNKLAKVQAQISEVKGVMMENIEKVLDRGEKIELLVDKTENLRSQAQDFRQQGTQMRRKMWLQNMKIKLIVLGIIIALILIIVLSVCHGFNCGK; this is encoded by the exons atgggaCAGCAAAACCTGATCTACAGTTTTGTAGCAAGAGGGACGGTGATTTTAGCAGAGTACACGGAGTTCACCGGTAATTTCACCAGTATCGCATCTCAATGTCTTCAGAAACTTCCAGCTACCAACAACAAGTTCACGTACAACTGCGATGGTCACACCTTCAACTTCCTCGTCTCCGATGGATTCA CTTTTTGTGTAGTTGCAGTTGAGTCCGTTGGAAGGCAGATTCCTATGGCATTCTTAGAGCGAGTGAAGGATGATTTTAACAAGAGATACGGGGGTGGAAAAGCTGCCACTGCTCAGGCAAAAAGCTTGAACAAAGATTTTGG GCCTAAGCTTAAGGAGCACATGCAATACTGTGTGGATCATCCAGAGGAGATGAACAAGCTTGCGAAGGTACAGGCTCAGATTTCAGAAGTCAAGGGAGTCATGATGGAAAATATTGAGAAG GTTCTAGATCGTGGTGAGAAGATTGAGCTTCTTGTTGACAAAACCGAAAATCTCCGGTCACAG GCACAAGATTTCAGGCAACAAGGAACACAGATGAGGAGGAAGATGTGGCTTCAGAACATGAAGATCAAGCTTATTGTGTTG